In a genomic window of Cyanobacteria bacterium FACHB-DQ100:
- the mtnA gene encoding S-methyl-5-thioribose-1-phosphate isomerase, translating into MSPSQVYPQVYPVVWNHDRVLLIDQTRLPSEYTTVEICRCDEMAQAIKTMIVRGAPAIGVAAAYGMYLGARDIETPNREQFLAQLETIAAQLRATRPTAVNLFWAIDQMLKTARQTLGSIESLKEALLYAAKQIQEDDLATCRSIGDHGLAALPATPERLRLLTHCNAGALATAGYGTALGVVRSAWTANRLARVYADETRPRLQGAKLTAWECAHEGIPVTLITDNMAAHCMQRGMIDAVVVGADRIAANGDAANKIGTYSVALIAKAHNIPFFVAAPVSTIDFSIADGTQIPIEERDSSEIYQIGETVICPPGIEFYNPAFDVTPAEFITAIVTEFGAFAPDQLQAKLRVA; encoded by the coding sequence ATGTCTCCGAGTCAGGTTTATCCCCAGGTTTATCCCGTAGTTTGGAACCACGATCGCGTCTTGCTGATCGATCAAACTCGTTTGCCCAGTGAATACACCACAGTAGAAATTTGTCGCTGTGACGAAATGGCTCAAGCGATCAAAACGATGATTGTGCGGGGTGCGCCTGCGATTGGGGTTGCTGCCGCTTATGGAATGTATCTGGGTGCGCGAGACATCGAAACCCCGAATCGAGAACAATTTTTAGCCCAACTCGAAACTATCGCTGCCCAACTCCGTGCGACTCGTCCAACGGCGGTGAATTTATTCTGGGCGATCGATCAGATGCTGAAAACGGCGCGGCAAACACTCGGATCGATTGAGTCTTTGAAAGAGGCGCTATTGTACGCAGCCAAGCAGATTCAGGAAGACGATTTAGCCACTTGTCGATCGATTGGCGATCACGGTCTAGCGGCTTTGCCCGCAACCCCTGAAAGACTGCGGCTTCTCACACACTGCAATGCAGGCGCATTGGCAACCGCAGGGTATGGAACGGCTTTAGGTGTGGTGCGATCGGCATGGACAGCGAACCGTTTAGCACGAGTGTATGCCGATGAGACGCGCCCTCGCTTGCAAGGAGCCAAACTTACAGCTTGGGAATGCGCTCACGAAGGAATTCCGGTGACGCTAATTACCGATAATATGGCGGCTCACTGTATGCAGCGCGGCATGATTGATGCGGTTGTTGTGGGAGCCGATCGCATTGCGGCAAATGGAGATGCAGCCAATAAGATTGGGACTTACAGCGTGGCGCTGATTGCAAAAGCACACAACATTCCGTTCTTCGTTGCGGCTCCGGTTTCAACGATCGATTTCAGCATTGCGGATGGTACTCAAATTCCCATTGAAGAGCGCGATTCGTCTGAGATTTACCAAATCGGTGAAACGGTTATCTGTCCGCCTGGCATTGAGTTTTACAATCCTGCGTTTGATGTGACTCCGGCTGAGTTCATTACTGCTATCGTTACGGAATTCGGCGCATTTGCACCGGATCAACTTCAGGCCAAGTTGCGAGTTGCTTAG
- a CDS encoding transposase → MRLMVLFENECHLLWADLCGYRWGKTSERLDAPISNTRTKQTYYGAIDLATRQCCIQTYDKCNSDSTIALLPLLMQQYPGNQLA, encoded by the coding sequence GTGCGGTTGATGGTGCTGTTTGAGAATGAGTGTCATCTGTTGTGGGCCGACTTATGCGGTTATCGGTGGGGCAAAACTAGTGAGCGCCTTGATGCGCCCATCTCGAACACTCGCACCAAACAGACCTACTATGGCGCAATCGACCTCGCGACGAGGCAGTGTTGCATCCAAACCTATGACAAATGCAACTCCGATTCGACGATTGCGTTGTTGCCATTGCTGATGCAACAGTATCCGGGAAATCAATTGGCATGA
- a CDS encoding glycosyl hydrolase, with protein MLRLLVRLTMAGLIGLGGLVSCAASPQHSTSIASPQRSTSVSSVEVANYRSLLTESWTAYRKRFIQVDGRVIDWEANGRSTSEGQAYALLRAVMMNDPETFAIALQWAETNLQRRDKNNKSIDSLWAWKWGHNPKGYWGILDANVASDADIDAITALILASRRWQRPDYLKLARIKLKDLWAHATIPFPIDGKRYLLPGAIALFQRNEKLKANPSYLAPYAFRLFSQVDSERDWLSLVDSSYQMLEQSSDISPVGLPSDWIAVDPKTGFYTAIDPSSSLITQYSFDAIRVWWRVALDATWFGEPRAKAYLKAHLGYLKQMWQRERKIPAKLDLQGRPLVDYEATSQYGMLYAAFRVIDPAIAQEIFTQKLLPSYRNGFWDNDSAYYSQNLAWFGLFPPNTLATYLTKSTQAENVSLP; from the coding sequence ATGTTGCGCTTGCTTGTACGATTGACTATGGCTGGATTGATTGGGCTCGGAGGTCTAGTTTCCTGTGCGGCTTCACCTCAACACTCTACTTCTATAGCATCACCTCAACGCTCTACTTCTGTATCAAGTGTTGAGGTAGCTAATTATCGTTCATTGCTGACTGAAAGTTGGACGGCTTATCGCAAGCGGTTTATTCAAGTGGATGGACGAGTCATCGATTGGGAAGCCAATGGACGGTCGACCTCGGAAGGTCAAGCTTACGCCCTGCTACGAGCGGTTATGATGAACGATCCTGAAACATTTGCGATCGCACTTCAATGGGCAGAGACGAACCTCCAGCGACGGGACAAAAATAACAAATCGATCGATTCTCTTTGGGCATGGAAATGGGGACATAATCCAAAGGGTTACTGGGGCATTCTCGATGCTAATGTTGCTAGTGATGCGGATATTGATGCAATCACTGCCTTAATCTTGGCATCTAGGCGATGGCAGCGTCCCGATTACCTCAAGCTGGCGCGTATCAAGTTAAAAGACCTTTGGGCACACGCAACGATCCCATTTCCCATAGATGGAAAGCGATATCTACTCCCAGGAGCGATCGCGCTCTTTCAACGCAACGAAAAGCTCAAAGCTAATCCGTCCTACCTTGCCCCTTATGCCTTTCGCCTCTTTTCCCAAGTTGATTCAGAGCGCGATTGGCTCAGTCTTGTAGATAGTAGCTATCAGATGTTAGAGCAATCCTCGGACATTTCGCCTGTGGGCTTACCGAGTGATTGGATTGCTGTTGATCCAAAAACCGGATTCTATACCGCGATTGATCCCAGCAGTTCACTGATTACCCAATATAGCTTCGATGCCATTCGAGTTTGGTGGCGCGTGGCGCTGGATGCCACTTGGTTTGGAGAACCGAGAGCAAAAGCCTATCTCAAGGCACATCTTGGCTATCTCAAACAGATGTGGCAACGAGAGCGCAAAATTCCAGCCAAGCTCGATTTGCAAGGTCGTCCGCTTGTGGACTATGAAGCCACCTCCCAATACGGCATGTTGTATGCTGCTTTCCGCGTGATCGATCCTGCGATCGCACAGGAAATTTTTACTCAAAAGCTATTGCCCTCTTATCGAAATGGATTCTGGGATAACG
- a CDS encoding DUF2288 family protein, whose protein sequence is MSDLKAELRESLDEAEWEWLIPHADRDAVIMVADSLDLVEVGYAIANDQISSVQQWIQDCLIYKPSIEQKTVWNEDQTKRFQALILQPYVLIQELAAA, encoded by the coding sequence ATGTCAGATTTAAAAGCAGAACTGAGAGAATCCTTAGACGAAGCAGAGTGGGAATGGTTGATTCCTCACGCCGATCGCGATGCCGTAATTATGGTCGCTGATTCCCTTGATCTTGTAGAGGTTGGATACGCGATCGCCAACGATCAAATTAGTTCAGTGCAGCAGTGGATTCAAGATTGCTTGATCTACAAGCCGTCGATCGAGCAGAAAACCGTTTGGAACGAAGACCAAACCAAGCGCTTTCAGGCGTTGATTCTCCAGCCTTATGTGTTGATTCAAGAATTAGCTGCCGCTTAA
- a CDS encoding DUF4168 domain-containing protein has product MTRISKLILMIALLLICVLAHPSASWAIAESPIPPPVSSSIDANTIPSEKLNQFVQSCLEVVTLIERREGELQAAETESESARIQRDIEAEAIAIIERNGLTRQEYLQLLSLANVDPEFGERVATLLQETPS; this is encoded by the coding sequence ATGACTCGAATTTCTAAGCTTATTTTAATGATCGCACTTCTGTTGATTTGCGTTCTAGCTCACCCTAGCGCAAGTTGGGCGATCGCAGAAAGCCCAATTCCGCCCCCCGTAAGCTCAAGCATTGATGCCAACACGATCCCATCCGAGAAGCTGAATCAATTTGTGCAGTCCTGCTTAGAAGTGGTGACGCTAATTGAGCGGCGAGAAGGGGAACTACAAGCTGCAGAAACAGAGTCTGAATCGGCACGAATTCAGCGAGATATTGAAGCTGAAGCGATCGCGATCATCGAAAGAAATGGGCTAACGCGCCAAGAATATTTACAGCTTTTGAGCCTTGCAAATGTCGATCCGGAGTTTGGTGAACGGGTGGCGACGCTGCTACAAGAAACACCCAGCTAG
- the ftsZ gene encoding cell division protein FtsZ has protein sequence MTLNHNESNANPTTLNHQPESGYLSSNAEGQMNNFSTSDNSNPFNSGLYHSQTMGQNAGLKTVPDARSGDIVPGSIAKIKVIGVGGGGSNAVNRMIASDVRGVEFWSINTDAQALTQSSGSKRLQVGQKLTRGLGAGGNPAIGQKAAEESRDEIAAALEGADLVFITAGMGGGTGTGAAPIVAEVAKELGALTVGVVTRPFTFEGRRRTGQAEEGVAALQSRVDTLIIIPNDKLLSVISEQTPVQEAFRTADDILRQGVQGISDIITIPGLVNVDFADVRAVMADAGSALMGIGIGSGKSRAREAAVAAISSPLLEASIDGARGVVFNITGGSDLTLHEVSQAADTIYEAVDPNANIIFGAVIDEALQGEIRITVIATGFTQDVQPQATTTKSVSVPQPKPRPITPPPMGQPPAPEPTQQKPGGLDIPEFLRTRRKPQK, from the coding sequence ATGACGCTTAATCATAATGAGTCGAATGCCAACCCAACAACGCTGAATCATCAGCCAGAATCAGGCTACCTAAGCTCGAACGCGGAAGGGCAAATGAATAATTTTTCGACCTCAGATAACTCAAATCCATTTAATTCTGGTTTGTATCATAGTCAAACGATGGGACAGAACGCTGGGCTAAAGACAGTCCCTGATGCAAGGAGTGGTGATATTGTGCCTGGGAGCATTGCCAAAATTAAAGTAATTGGCGTGGGTGGCGGTGGCAGTAATGCAGTCAACCGCATGATCGCCAGTGATGTTCGGGGAGTCGAGTTCTGGTCGATCAATACCGATGCTCAGGCGCTGACTCAATCGTCTGGCTCGAAGCGGTTGCAGGTGGGTCAGAAGTTAACGCGCGGACTGGGTGCAGGCGGCAACCCAGCGATCGGGCAAAAGGCGGCGGAAGAATCACGAGATGAGATTGCGGCAGCGCTCGAAGGCGCGGATTTGGTGTTTATTACCGCAGGCATGGGAGGCGGTACAGGCACCGGAGCCGCGCCGATCGTGGCGGAGGTTGCGAAAGAATTAGGGGCGCTGACGGTTGGCGTGGTGACGCGTCCGTTTACGTTTGAGGGTCGGCGGCGGACGGGACAAGCCGAAGAAGGCGTGGCAGCGCTGCAAAGCCGAGTGGATACGCTTATTATTATTCCCAACGATAAGCTGCTGTCGGTGATTTCCGAGCAAACTCCGGTGCAGGAAGCGTTCCGGACGGCGGATGATATCTTGCGTCAAGGGGTGCAAGGCATTTCGGATATCATCACGATTCCGGGGTTAGTGAACGTGGACTTTGCGGATGTCCGGGCGGTGATGGCAGATGCGGGATCGGCGCTGATGGGAATCGGCATCGGTTCTGGTAAGTCGAGAGCGCGAGAAGCGGCAGTCGCAGCGATTTCTTCGCCATTGTTGGAAGCTTCGATCGATGGAGCGCGGGGCGTGGTGTTTAACATTACGGGCGGTTCTGATCTCACACTGCATGAAGTGAGCCAAGCTGCCGATACGATCTACGAAGCGGTTGATCCGAATGCCAATATTATTTTCGGTGCAGTGATTGATGAAGCCTTGCAGGGTGAAATTCGGATTACGGTGATTGCGACTGGGTTTACGCAAGACGTGCAGCCGCAAGCGACGACGACGAAGAGCGTTTCTGTGCCGCAACCGAAACCTCGACCAATTACGCCTCCACCGATGGGTCAACCGCCTGCACCGGAGCCGACACAGCAAAAACCAGGAGGTCTGGATATTCCTGAGTTTCTGCGGACGAGACGCAAACCGCAGAAGTAG
- a CDS encoding molybdopterin molybdotransferase MoeA produces MLSVVEAETLILESVQAIGEIERVGLAACRNRILAAPIASNLDFPHWDNSAMDGYAVRFEDVKQPAILEIVEEIPAGYLPQKSIQPGQAARILTGSMMPAGADTVVMQENTQRQGDRVSILTPPPTQGSFVRYRGSYYQAGNPLLSPGAVLKAPEIAILAAAQCVEVPVFRRLRVAILSTGSELVTPDRPLQPGQIVDSNQYALEALVAEMGAEVISLGIICDEPAELKNAIATAVESADVVISSGGVSVGDYDYVDRILEELGAAIQIRSVAVKPGKPLTFATFPNSTLYFGLPGNPASVLVTFWRFAQPAIRKLSGLGQGWKPEFLSAIATQELKSDGKREFYLWGSVSISDGVLHFTPAGGSRLSGNLINLAGTNALGKMSIGQTHISPGETIQILKVS; encoded by the coding sequence ATGCTGTCAGTTGTAGAAGCAGAAACGCTGATTTTAGAGTCAGTTCAGGCGATCGGAGAAATCGAAAGGGTTGGGTTAGCAGCGTGTCGTAATCGCATTCTCGCGGCTCCGATCGCGAGTAACCTCGACTTTCCCCACTGGGATAATTCTGCGATGGATGGCTATGCAGTGCGATTTGAGGATGTGAAACAGCCCGCTATTCTAGAGATCGTTGAAGAGATCCCGGCAGGCTATCTACCTCAGAAATCGATACAGCCTGGACAAGCGGCAAGAATTCTCACGGGATCGATGATGCCTGCGGGCGCAGATACCGTTGTGATGCAGGAGAACACTCAGCGGCAGGGCGATCGCGTTTCGATTCTCACGCCTCCTCCCACTCAGGGATCGTTCGTCCGATATCGCGGTTCATATTATCAGGCTGGAAATCCTCTACTCTCTCCGGGTGCTGTTCTGAAAGCGCCTGAAATCGCGATTTTGGCAGCAGCGCAATGTGTAGAAGTTCCAGTTTTTCGCCGTTTGCGGGTGGCGATTCTTTCAACGGGGAGCGAATTAGTTACTCCCGATCGACCACTCCAACCCGGACAAATTGTCGATTCTAATCAATATGCGCTCGAAGCTCTCGTTGCAGAAATGGGAGCAGAGGTGATTTCGCTGGGAATTATTTGTGATGAGCCAGCGGAATTGAAGAACGCGATCGCTACGGCGGTTGAGTCTGCGGATGTCGTCATTTCTTCGGGTGGGGTTTCTGTGGGCGATTACGATTACGTCGATCGCATTTTAGAAGAATTAGGTGCAGCGATTCAGATTCGCTCCGTCGCTGTTAAGCCCGGTAAACCTCTGACCTTTGCAACATTTCCGAATTCGACGCTGTATTTTGGACTCCCCGGAAATCCGGCTTCAGTGTTAGTGACGTTTTGGCGGTTTGCTCAGCCTGCAATTCGGAAATTATCAGGACTGGGGCAGGGCTGGAAGCCCGAATTCTTGAGCGCGATCGCCACTCAAGAACTCAAATCCGACGGCAAACGGGAGTTTTACCTATGGGGATCGGTGTCGATCTCAGACGGTGTATTGCATTTCACTCCTGCGGGTGGCAGTCGCTTATCGGGAAACTTGATCAATCTTGCAGGAACGAATGCACTGGGGAAAATGTCGATCGGACAAACTCACATTTCCCCAGGCGAAACTATCCAAATTCTCAAAGTGAGCTAA
- a CDS encoding FtsQ-type POTRA domain-containing protein, translating into MTSIAPVSRNELSQRRQQLRRQRRTRLFQTSWRSAAIASLAVGTVWVATLPAWVIRKPDQITIKGNRLLSEQTIRTLLPIDYPQSLLKVQPHWIADALIAKAPIANATVDRQLFPPGLTVRIQERVPIAQTTSKAAPPGLLDETGTWMPQEGYTKLNPNFRPPDLKIIGNPEQYRSHWATFYRTIRQSPVRVLEANWEDPTNLILKTELGAVQFGGYGSNFPAQLKVLDEMRRLPSRVNAGQILSIDLRNPNSPVLQMNAPQTPVKLGTP; encoded by the coding sequence ATGACAAGCATCGCCCCCGTGTCCCGCAACGAACTCTCCCAGCGCCGCCAACAACTCCGTCGCCAGCGTCGAACCCGGTTGTTTCAGACCAGTTGGCGCAGCGCTGCGATCGCAAGTTTAGCCGTGGGCACGGTCTGGGTCGCCACGCTCCCCGCTTGGGTGATTCGCAAGCCCGATCAAATCACCATCAAAGGCAATCGCTTGCTTTCAGAACAAACGATTCGCACGCTGTTGCCGATCGATTATCCCCAGTCGCTGCTGAAAGTGCAGCCGCACTGGATTGCCGATGCGCTCATAGCCAAAGCGCCGATCGCCAACGCAACCGTCGATCGCCAATTGTTTCCACCGGGCTTAACCGTGCGGATTCAAGAGCGCGTTCCGATCGCGCAGACTACTTCAAAAGCGGCTCCGCCCGGACTGCTCGACGAAACCGGAACCTGGATGCCGCAAGAAGGCTACACGAAATTGAACCCTAACTTCAGACCACCCGACCTCAAAATTATCGGCAACCCGGAGCAATATCGTTCTCACTGGGCAACGTTCTACCGCACCATTCGCCAGAGTCCCGTTCGGGTTTTGGAAGCGAATTGGGAAGATCCGACAAACTTAATTCTCAAAACCGAACTAGGTGCGGTACAGTTTGGGGGCTACGGCTCGAATTTTCCGGCGCAGCTCAAAGTATTAGACGAGATGCGCCGGTTGCCGAGTCGGGTGAATGCGGGTCAAATTCTGTCGATCGACTTAAGAAATCCAAATTCTCCGGTTCTGCAAATGAATGCACCCCAAACTCCTGTAAAATTAGGTACTCCATAG
- a CDS encoding tetratricopeptide repeat protein → MVRIKQRFTLSLCLGWLLVGTPLLTLAETQQVIAQTQTIPADVREAYTLLGKGWVDDAIAAFKRSIQRYPNLIEAKLGLAISFRRAGRDSDAWQAYQRVLQQDPNNPLALKTVGILASFRPEWQKQGIEALTALLRLNSTDLEARAQRALLYGYQGRFSEALADYDMVLQASPTPEVLLGAAQIYTYAGDTQKGLELFERYRSRTNTPITGNAAIAYARALRGSGNPAQAIAILEGQLPRQTNAFSIQVRSELSQAYLANRQATQALAILDPLRDRSDARLPLARALNELGRQENQPELVAQAGALYRQVLNEAANPSPVLLREIADVFSSIPKERKTALQLYRQLAQQQPANQTLIIQKLALEAQLGTLTDSAIRQQLRPILKSIPNEPAQQFAIAQALVRLEPDPEFLPIYERLIRNGINEPFLNFRLAQILIEQNEFEGAKEALARYQSTSVGSRDQAPELLLAELDRKQGNLESAAKRYEALISDNATSADLKSGAIRSLAGLRLAQNRFDEALKLYDRLIAENPEDTQLQLGRAAVAYQAKTISESEAETVLAQFLQSRPSETPSELYTLVGVLPSDRSRESLYKALIEADPTNAPVQVRLIQLLASRDPRQARAQANRLMVKVRQTSSDDRSNISLLFLKAQLEQSLGNPNRAEDAYQAILKVQPGNLDALSGLGGVRFQQQQFASASSLYSQILELDPDNRAAQRSLAELTAAQGQPLTALDQFESLKIQQAEQGTSDPELEQRIQRVQEGMLQQRGFQTPWERY, encoded by the coding sequence ATGGTTCGCATCAAGCAACGGTTCACCCTATCCCTGTGTCTCGGTTGGCTCCTGGTCGGGACTCCTCTGCTCACCCTTGCAGAAACTCAACAGGTGATCGCTCAAACTCAAACCATTCCTGCCGATGTGCGTGAAGCCTATACGCTCCTCGGCAAAGGTTGGGTAGACGATGCGATTGCAGCATTCAAGCGATCAATTCAACGCTATCCCAACTTGATCGAGGCAAAATTGGGACTGGCAATTTCTTTCCGTCGGGCTGGACGTGATTCTGATGCTTGGCAAGCTTATCAGCGGGTATTACAGCAAGATCCAAACAATCCGTTAGCGCTGAAAACGGTTGGAATTCTAGCTAGCTTTAGACCAGAGTGGCAAAAACAAGGGATTGAAGCACTAACGGCTTTGCTGAGACTCAATAGCACAGACTTAGAAGCTCGTGCTCAACGAGCATTGTTGTACGGCTATCAAGGACGCTTTTCTGAAGCTTTGGCAGATTATGACATGGTTCTGCAAGCTAGTCCAACGCCCGAAGTTTTGTTAGGAGCCGCGCAAATTTACACTTACGCAGGTGATACACAGAAAGGTCTGGAGCTGTTTGAACGCTACCGATCGCGCACGAACACCCCCATTACTGGCAATGCTGCGATCGCTTACGCTCGTGCTTTACGCGGCTCGGGTAATCCTGCTCAAGCGATCGCCATCTTAGAGGGACAGCTTCCGAGACAAACCAACGCTTTTAGTATTCAAGTGCGATCGGAATTGTCCCAAGCCTATCTTGCAAACCGTCAAGCCACCCAAGCATTAGCAATTCTTGATCCATTACGCGATCGATCCGATGCTCGTTTACCTTTGGCGCGTGCCCTGAACGAATTGGGCAGACAAGAGAATCAGCCTGAACTGGTCGCACAAGCTGGAGCGCTCTACCGTCAAGTCCTGAATGAGGCAGCCAATCCTTCTCCAGTTCTGCTGCGAGAAATTGCAGATGTGTTCAGCAGCATTCCCAAAGAGCGTAAAACGGCACTGCAACTCTACCGTCAACTCGCTCAGCAGCAACCGGCTAATCAGACGTTAATCATTCAAAAATTGGCGCTAGAAGCTCAACTTGGAACGCTTACCGATAGTGCAATCCGCCAGCAATTAAGACCAATTCTGAAATCGATTCCGAATGAGCCTGCCCAACAATTCGCAATCGCTCAGGCGTTAGTTCGCCTAGAACCCGATCCTGAATTTTTACCGATCTACGAGCGATTGATTCGCAACGGGATCAATGAGCCATTCTTAAACTTCCGTCTTGCTCAAATCCTGATTGAGCAAAATGAATTCGAGGGCGCAAAAGAGGCTCTAGCCCGATATCAATCGACTTCGGTTGGTTCACGCGATCAAGCTCCTGAATTGTTACTCGCAGAACTTGATCGCAAGCAAGGCAATCTTGAATCTGCCGCAAAACGATATGAAGCTTTAATTTCAGATAATGCAACCAGTGCCGATCTCAAATCTGGCGCAATTCGTTCTTTAGCAGGACTACGACTTGCTCAGAATCGATTTGATGAAGCGCTGAAATTGTACGATCGCTTAATTGCAGAGAATCCAGAAGATACACAACTTCAACTGGGTCGGGCAGCAGTTGCTTACCAAGCCAAAACAATCTCGGAAAGCGAAGCTGAAACGGTACTCGCTCAATTCTTGCAATCCCGACCCTCAGAGACTCCCTCAGAACTCTATACACTGGTTGGTGTCTTGCCCAGCGATCGGAGCCGTGAGTCGTTATATAAGGCTTTGATTGAAGCTGATCCCACGAATGCGCCTGTTCAGGTGCGGTTGATTCAATTGCTAGCCAGCCGCGATCCGAGACAGGCAAGAGCGCAAGCAAATCGACTGATGGTAAAAGTTCGTCAAACCTCTTCTGACGATCGCTCAAACATCTCGCTTCTTTTTCTCAAAGCTCAACTTGAACAGTCGCTGGGCAACCCTAATCGAGCCGAAGATGCTTATCAAGCCATCTTAAAAGTACAACCGGGAAACCTCGATGCCTTGTCTGGTCTGGGCGGTGTGCGATTCCAGCAGCAACAGTTTGCCTCAGCTTCCAGCTTGTACTCTCAAATCTTAGAGCTTGACCCAGATAATCGGGCTGCCCAGCGATCGCTGGCAGAACTAACGGCTGCTCAAGGTCAACCGCTCACGGCATTGGATCAATTTGAATCTCTCAAGATCCAACAGGCAGAGCAAGGAACATCAGATCCTGAACTGGAACAACGTATCCAGAGAGTTCAAGAAGGAATGCTACAACAACGCGGATTTCAAACCCCGTGGGAGCGCTATTAA
- a CDS encoding porin: MSDIARFAKFSSLLSCIVISAIAVLFAEINTGKPAQANPSAQTQSSAAQIAAISQPTLPTVEPQSMIQSEADLIQQLSGQATSVKSAAAQTPSFAPPSKGSSIVLPPPPPAEESGSPLVASTLSATDVKAGLLPAQPRSATPVSVVRGIRPTVMKELIDLESAPTEIALNPSHSKSDLMAQSGRNADSLTRSRPFLRSTAITPPNLTLQGVYLYQGDQTSARARLFGVYPLTPNALVGATLDLTTGNAFTDTPDNGFNLTELYFATSPRDIPNLRFVVGQIDLTSYFDRNSFAKDGASQFFNPVFQTNPALSATGIASRPGALVNFSLTDNIEAKAAIFSSSRNLGDFALDGFAGELGVRYGNLIVRGTYASDRDSGSNSSFQEIFQISRGGGQIGVLKGDREQAYGVNAELFIPSLKMGIFGRYGRYNNLDLDEGADTFSGGISFLDLFAPDDRLGLAYGRTLSNDRLRRQSGANQPDVLELYYDFRLLSNLRLGFSIQGRNNFSETIAGIRLRTDFDVTPRGRQTQ, from the coding sequence ATGTCAGATATAGCCCGGTTCGCTAAATTCAGTTCTCTCCTGTCCTGCATTGTGATTTCCGCGATCGCAGTCCTATTCGCGGAAATCAACACAGGAAAACCTGCCCAAGCTAATCCTTCCGCGCAAACTCAAAGTTCTGCGGCTCAAATCGCTGCGATCTCACAACCCACTTTGCCGACCGTGGAACCGCAGTCGATGATTCAATCGGAAGCTGATCTGATTCAGCAGCTGTCCGGGCAGGCAACCTCCGTAAAGTCCGCTGCTGCTCAAACTCCAAGCTTTGCACCGCCGAGCAAAGGCTCATCGATCGTACTTCCCCCTCCTCCTCCTGCTGAGGAATCTGGGTCTCCATTAGTTGCATCTACCCTCTCTGCAACAGATGTTAAAGCTGGACTGCTCCCGGCTCAGCCGCGATCTGCAACTCCGGTTTCTGTCGTGAGGGGCATTCGGCCAACTGTGATGAAAGAATTGATCGATCTTGAATCCGCACCAACCGAAATCGCGCTCAATCCCTCTCACAGTAAATCAGATCTGATGGCTCAATCCGGTCGCAATGCAGATTCCCTCACTCGCAGTCGCCCATTTCTCCGCAGTACCGCGATTACTCCGCCAAATCTTACGTTGCAAGGTGTTTACTTGTATCAGGGCGATCAAACTTCAGCGCGTGCAAGACTGTTTGGAGTGTATCCGCTGACTCCAAATGCATTGGTCGGTGCGACGCTCGATCTAACAACAGGTAACGCCTTCACGGATACTCCAGACAATGGCTTCAATCTCACGGAACTTTACTTTGCAACTTCACCGCGTGACATTCCGAACTTGCGATTTGTGGTGGGTCAGATTGACTTAACTTCGTATTTCGATCGCAACAGTTTCGCCAAAGACGGAGCCTCTCAGTTCTTTAATCCGGTTTTCCAAACCAATCCTGCTCTGAGCGCAACTGGAATTGCTTCACGCCCAGGCGCACTGGTGAATTTTAGTCTCACCGACAACATTGAAGCGAAAGCCGCAATTTTTTCTTCCTCTAGAAATCTCGGCGATTTTGCGCTAGATGGCTTTGCGGGTGAGTTGGGTGTCCGTTATGGCAATTTGATTGTACGTGGAACCTATGCCAGCGATCGCGATTCCGGCTCGAATAGTAGCTTCCAAGAGATCTTTCAAATTAGCCGAGGTGGAGGACAAATTGGAGTCCTCAAAGGCGATCGAGAACAAGCATATGGCGTGAATGCTGAATTGTTCATTCCCAGCTTAAAAATGGGAATTTTCGGGCGCTACGGACGCTATAACAATCTCGATTTAGACGAAGGTGCTGATACATTCAGCGGCGGCATCAGCTTTTTAGATCTATTCGCACCGGACGATCGCCTAGGGCTTGCCTACGGTCGTACTTTATCAAATGACCGACTGCGGCGACAAAGTGGTGCAAACCAACCTGATGTCTTGGAGTTGTACTATGACTTCCGGTTACTGTCCAATCTGCGTCTTGGGTTCTCGATCCAAGGGCGCAACAACTTCTCTGAAACGATCGCTGGCATTCGCTTGAGAACAGACTTCGATGTTACTCCCAGAGGCAGACAAACTCAGTGA